The genomic segment TCTGCAGACGCGGAACGTCACTCTTGCCGCCCAAAAGCTCAACATGAGCCAGCCGGCAGTTAGCCGAGCCATCGGCCGGCTTCGTATCGTTTTCGAGGATCAATTATTCATAAAGGGCGCAGGAGGGGTACTTGCGACGCCGAGGGCGGAAGCCTTGGCGGACTCGATTACCAAATTACTGCATGATATCGACGACCTGCTCGGCGCGCAGGAGTTTTCTGCCAAAACGAGCGATCGCATCTTTCGCATCGCCACCACTGACTATGGCGCCATCGCACTCTTGCCGTCGCTAGCTGCTGTGTTTGCCGCAGAAGCGCCCAACGCCGGCATTGAAGTGCTGCCGTTCTCGCAAGAGGCATTCCGTCGGGCCTCCAACGGCGATGTGGATATCGTTCTCTATAGCGATGAACCGGTGCCCGACGATTTGCAGCGGGCGAGGCTTTTTGAGGAAACTTATATTTCGTTCGTGCGAGAAGGTCATTCGCTTAAAGATCGCCTCAACAACGGCCGATTGGATCTCGATGCTTTTCTTGACTACCCGCACATTCTCGTCAGCGTTTTTGGCGGCCGCACAGGCGAAATGGACGATCGGCTCGCTGCACTCGGACGAACCCGCCGGATAGCCATGTGGCTGCCTTATTTTGCAACCGCAGCGGTGATTGCTGCCAAAACCGATTTCGTCCTCACGTTTCCCGAAAGAGCAGCCCGTGAGCTGGCATCAGCCCACCGGTTAATCAGCTTCCGGCCACCGCTCGAAATCGAAGGCTTTGGCTATCAGATGCTCTGGCACGCAAGAACGCAAAGCGATGCGGGATCCCTTTGGCTTCGTCAGCAGCTTATTGCAATCTCACGCAGTTAAGTAGCAAGCGCCGTTCGCCCCGCATCTTGACACATGCGCTTGGAGGGGCTGAGTGAGATCCAACTTCCCATCATCCAAAACGAAGCCGTCTTCCGCAGCGATTTCCCATATCGGCCGACAAGGTTTTCAGAAAGCCTCCACATAGAGGGGCGGCGGCGGGCATTTTCTATCGCTGACCGAAATTTCTGAAGTTACCTCGGATTAGCTATATTCGTGCGCCTCGGACTTCAGCTCGCGCCGATAGTTGTCGAGAAGGCGAAGCGTCGGTACATCATGATTGCTCTTAGTCACGCCCCAAACCAACCCAAAAATGAGCGTCTTAAATCAAAATCCGCTCTACTTCATCCAAGCTTACGTCATCACTGCGGCGATCATAAAGCTGCGTGGTTCGGGTGGATGAGTGATTGGCAATATTGGCTGCCTTTTCCAGCGTTCCACCATTTTTCAGATAAGCGGTAATACCCGTCGCCCGAAAGGTGTGATTGCACACGGCCGTGCTGATACCTGCCGCGACCGCACGACGCTGGATCATTGCATACGCATTGGCTTGGGGTAGGGGATTACCGGAAAACTTATCAGTGCCGCGCCTAATTGTCTGAAACAAGGGCGCTCGGGGTGTCCCCTGCAGGCCGGCCGCCTCGATAAAGTCGTCCAGGAAGGCTTCAAGCGAGTGATGACAGGGAAGCTCGACCTGCTTGCCACCTTTCTCGTGCAATCGAACCCATAACCGGCGGTTCTGGCTGAATACGTCGCGCACCTCCATGCTCGTCGCGGCACCAATGCGGGCGAAGGTGTAGGTCATGAGCCCTATCAGTGCGCGATCACGCTTGCCGATTAGTGTTTCAGTGGAAATGCTGTCTAGGAGCTCGCGGGCTTCCTCGGCCGATAGGGCAGGGGTCTTGCCGCGTTTACGGGAGTGCTTCGGGCCGCGTACAGAATGGGCGGGATTGGACGCCATAGCCTGTCCCGTGACGAGCCAGTCGAACAGGTGCCGCACCGCCGCCAACCTTTGTTTGACGGTCGGCGCCGAATGCATGAGCGTCATTTCCTCGACCCAGCTGGCAACATGAATAGGAGTGATCGTGTCGAGAGAGCGAGCGCCTCGCGCATCGCACCAGCTTAGAAATTCCGAAGCAGCTTTGAGGTACGATCGGCGGGTATTCTGATTACGAATCCGGGCGGTGAAGAACTCAAGGAACCGCATGCGTACCCGCTCTGCGCTTTTCGCAATTGCGGCCGGCAATATCTCCGCGTCGGATGTAATGACGAAGCTCATTGCGCCCGGCCCCAAGTCCAGCACTCCTCGCGGCAGGCATGATGAAATGCCAGTTCGTCCGCAAAGGAGCGACCGATCCGCCGCGAACCTTCGGCAAAACCGGAAAGGGCATTTTTCTCCAGCTCGCCATCCTGCAAGCCGCTTTGGTTGACGCAGATCGCAGTCAGCAATGGTAATTGTCGCGCATGGCAGATTTCCAAAAGCCGATCCAGATGACCATGTTTTCCGTTCATTTGATGCCGCGCCTTGCTCCACTCGACGCCGCTTGCTTTTGCCAGGTCGCCATAGGTGATGCAGATCCCTGAAATTGCCGCCTGCTTAAGAGCGGAGAGCGATTTCTCAAGATCAAGCCCCTGCCGTTTTCCGGAGCGGCGGCCGCGCTCCTCAAGGAGTTCATAGTAAAGCCCAGCATCGGTCTGGCCGCGCTTTTCAAAGTTCGCGATCCACTGATCGATCTCAGCATCTTTCTTATTGGAAAAATCCGTCATCATCGCACCGCTTTTCAAAGGCCGCGCATAATGATCTCGATCGCGGTAATAGGAACTGCGTCGTCGATGGCGTGAAGGATCGTTCCGTTTTGGGAGCCGTCTCGTATTTCGATCTGCTCCGAAGCATGGTCATAGCGGAAGGCGTAGTCTTTGCCGTTCACCTTGATCCAGAGCATATTAGCTGGCGAACCGGCGTATTGGCGTATCCGGATCGAATCCGCATCAGCCCGCCAGATGATACCACCGAGCACGGTTAGCGCCGATCCCTTGACGTTGCCGGCATGATGCTCGGCTCTGTCCATGACACCTTTTGCATATTCGTTGAGCTGCTGCACGTCTTTCGCTGTGATCGCCATTCCGACCTCTCTCCCATATATATGATAAAAGACATTATCACATATAGACCACCTCGCAATAACTTGATGCCAAACCCGGAACACAGAAGATATCACTGAGTATGCAGATACAGATTGTCAGCCAACCGGGATGGCCAAAGCTATTGGGGAAGCGACTGTTAATCCGGCTTGATTGGGCCAGATGTCTGAGATGCTGAAGCCTCTCACAGTGTCGTTTTCCGTCGCTCCACCATCACCGCCCGGTAGTTGGAAAACAGGATAATCCCACCTCCGAGGAAGACCCAAAGATCGATGGCTTCGACGTAAGCGTAATAGCCGACGATGGCAGCCATTGGCACGCGCAGGAAGTCGATTGGCATAACTACGGATGCGTCGAGACGTTTGAGTGCCTGGGCCTGACAGTAGTGGGCGGCAAGCGCCCCGAGTCCGGCGATCAACATCCAGGGGATGTCGGTGAAGCTCACTGGACGCCAGTCCGTTAGCGAGGCAAGGAAGCCGAGCGGCAGCTGGATGACAATCATCCAAACGACGATGGCGCCCGGCGAAACCTCCCGCGTCAGTTGCTTGACTAAGATCAATGACAGACCGTAGCCGGCGGCGGCAATCAGCACGAGCCCTGCGGCCGGATCGACCATGCCGATGCCCGGGCGGACGATGACGAGGACGCCGATGAAGCCGCCGATGGTGGCAAGTATCCGCGACCTCGTCAGCTGTTCCTTCAAAAAAAGGAGGGCGAAGAAGGCAACCCAGATCGGCATGGTAAATTCCAGAGCGAACACTGAAGCGAGCGGCAGCATCACGACGCCGATCGTCCATAGGTATTGGGCAAAGAAGTGGACGACATTTCGCGCCAAATGCAGCCTAATCAGCTTGCCTTTCCGCAGTTCGGGCAGCAGCGCACGGCCGAGCGTAAGGATGACGAAAAGGCCCACGAGCGCGCGGAAGAATAGCACCTGCTGGATGGACAGTGTGCTCGCAAGCTCGCGCGAGCCGACTGACATGCCGATGAAAGAGATCATGCTGAGGCCCATCCATAGGAGCCCTTGCGTGAACGCACTATGCGGCAACTCTTGTGCCGGGGGGGAATTATTCGACATGCTGGAGCCTTCTTCATGTTCTTGCGCAGACGCGCGCTGCGTCGAGCGCGCGTCTGCGTCAAACGATCAGGCGGATCAGGCCGCTGACGGCCCCGGATCATCAGTAGCATCCGGTGTGGCGGGAACCTTGAGGCGCGCTTGACCCATCCCGTCGGACACTATGCGCAGCAGTGGCTTCTGCCTTAAGGTATTGGTTGCCTGATTAAGCGCCCGGCGTTCGCGCAATGAAGCCTCCGGCTGATATTCCACTCTCTCGAGAAAAATCCGGTCTTCCAGTCCGCTTGTATCGGTGAAGACCATATCTTGGCCTTCCGTAAGACCGAGAAGAGCCAGACCACGCGTAGTCGTGATTGGCAGGAACATGCCAATCGGCGCGGTGACCTGACCGGTCGAGAGCACACGGGTATCCCTCGCGCTGCCATTGACACGGAAGCTCACTCTGCTGTTGATGCTGGCGATCCCGTCTTGCAGATCCTCGCGAAAAATGACGACTGCCTTGGCGATTTTATGGCGAATGAGCGGAAGAAGCAGTTGGTAGCGACCGCGCGGGTCGTCAGCCATAGCTTCCAAAATGGATAAATCTTTCGTGGTGAGGATGAAGTGATCGTCTGACATCGCAGTTCTCCTTTACTCCAACGGGAGCACGCATATGAAATATGAACTGGAGATCCCCTGTCCGCCTGAGGCGGAGCAGGGGGCGATTATCCTGCGATGAGGCAACCTCCATAAAGGGAGAGGAGGCAGGACAGCGGACAGCGCATTATGATGCGGACCGCAGTTCGACCGAGCCCGTGGAGGCGGGAAAGCTTACAGCCGGCGCCTCCACGCTCTTTACTGTGAGGCGATGGACGCGACCATCTCGAGCAGTCCAATCGATCGACTGACCCGTAGAAAGGCCGATCAGGGCGGCGCCGATAGGCGTAAGGATGGATACCTTGCCGGCCGCGATATCGGCTTCGCCGGGGAAAACGAGCATGACGAGGCGTTCATCGCCGAGGTCGCTTACAAACTGGAGCGTAGACCCCATGCGCACGACATCAATGCCGATCTTCTTGTCGGGAACAATGCGGGCGCGGTCGAGCTCGGCCAGGAGTTCTTCGGACACCTCCGGATTGCGCGCTGCGTGTGCCTCGGCAAGGCGTGAGAGCCTCTCGTGGTCGGAATCGGTAACGATGATGGCCGGCTTGCTATGCGTTTTCTTTTCGGCAGCCATTGCTGGTTTCCTATACATATACGCAGCCACGCACAAAGCGCGCTGCATTCGATTAAATAGAATTGGAAAGACTGTCGCCTCTTTGGGCTGCTTCAACCGACTTGCGGAAAGCTACCTATGCCCCTCGACCGGGGTGAGACACGACCGGGCCGGGGGTCATATGCCTGCGATAAGGCATACTCGCTTGGAAATATTGTGGAGGGGCTCGATCAACATCTTTTGATGATGTGCCCGTTAATCGCGGAAGTCAAGCAAGGCCGGTGAAGCTGTTAGGTGATTGACGGTTTGATTGCAGTTAAGTCGCTCCAGCTTATTACATAAGCATTGAAAATCCACTCTACCAATCGACCCCTCAAATCCATTTCATTTTGCACAAGTTTTGAGCTATCAGCCAATTCGCCGCCTGATATTCAGGCAACAATCTATGACTGGAGAATAAGAATTGGCGAATGTGGATGAGAAGCTTGAACCGATCCTGGCTGAGGTGCTGCGGCGCAATGCCGGTGAGTTGGAATTTCATCAGGCGGTCCGTGAAGTTCTTGAAAGCCTGGGTCGCGTCATCGCTAAACATCCAAATTATGCCGATAATGCTCTCATAGAGCGCATTTGCGAGCCCGAACGGCAGATCATCTTTCGTGTCCCCTGGGTTGATGACACGGGTCAAGTACAGATCAACCGCGGCTTCCGCGTGCAATTCAACTCTGCCCTTGGCCCCTATAAAGGGGGCATTCGTTTCCACCCTTCCGTGAATGTGGGCATCGTCAAATTCCTTGGCTTTGAACAAACTTTCAAGAACGCATTGACGGGAATGCCGATCGGCGGCGGCAAGGGCGGGTCGGATTTCAATCCGCGCGGCCGCTCGGACGGCGAAATCATGCGGTTTTGCCAATCCTTCATGACTGAACTGCATCGCCATATCGGCGAGTACACGGATGTGCCCGCCGGCGATATCGGCGTCGGCGGTCGGGAGATCGGCTACATGTTTGGCCAGTACAAGCGCCTCACCAACCGGTACGAGGCGGGAGTATTAACCGGCAAGGCGTTGTTCCATGGCGGCTCAAGAGCGCGGAGGGAAGCGACAGGATATGGTGCGACCTATTTTGTCGAGCGGATGCTTTCGACGAAAGGCCACAACTTCGAAGGCAAACGCGTGGTGGTCTCGGGCTCCGGCAACGTTGCCATCTATACCATGGAAAAGGTCATGGAATTCGGGGGTAAGATTGTCGCTTGCTCGGATTCGTCCGGCTATGTCGTGGATGAAAATGGCATCGATCTTGACCTCGTAAAAGAGATCAAGGAAGAGCGACGCGGTCGGATCTCAGAATATGTTGGTGTAAAAGGCGCTGGCAGCAATTGGGTCGAGGGGGGTCCATCTGGGACGTGGCGTGCGATGTCGCAATGCCTTCCGCGACCCAGAACGAATTGACCGGACGTGATGCCAAGGCACTGATCCGGAACAAGGTCATCGCGGTCGGCGAAGGCGCCAACATGCCAACCACGCCGGAAGCGGTGCGGCTTTTTCAGGAAGCAGGGGTATTGTTTGCGCCGGGCAAAGCCGCCAATGCAGGGGGCGTCGCAACATCGGCGTTGGAAATGCAGCAAAATGCTTCGCGGGATAGCTGGACTTTCGAGCAGACAGAAAATCGTCTGGCGATGATCATGCACAATATCCATGATACATGCGCTACGACGGCCGAAGAATACGGCACGCCGGGCGACTATGTCCTCGGCGCCAACATCGGCGGCTTCGTGCGGGTGGCCGAGGCGATGGATGCGCTCGGCATAATCTGACGACCGCGTGATGACACCTGCCGGCGTTGATGCGCGCCGACAGGTTTGACTTTTGCAACCCACCGGCGCAGAGACATCCTATGGCAACGCTTTTTATCCAACCCTTTAGAGAGCCTCAACGCTCGAAAAACGGCTCTTGGCCCGAACGCAGGTAAATCCTGGTTAGCGTTCGGAGGACCAGGATCATGCAGTTCTCCAAACAATAGCAGTGGCTGACGCCTCTCGCTAAATCTTTCGGCTTTAATATCTTGACCATAAAAACCATAGCACCCCGCGGTATGCGGGTGACGCTTCCGCGCGCGTTGTCCAAACTTGGCCACTGTTCGCGAACGCAGGCTGAACGATTGATTGCCGAGGGCCGGGTTAAACTCAATGGACGTCGTGCCATGGACCCATCAATATGGGTCGATCTGATATCCGATCTGATCGCGGTCGATGGACAAACTGTTTCGGCATCGGCCAAGCTTTACATCATGATGAACAAACCTCGCGGTGTGGTTACCACGCGTGATGATCCCGATGGCCGTGCAACGGTATTTGACTGCCTCAAGCTTCAGGACATGCCATTCGTTTCGCCGGTCGGTCGCCTGGACAAGGCCAGCGAAGGGTTGCTGTTGTTTACAAACGACACGGTACTTGCACAGCGTCTTCTTGACCCTGTCACGAATGTTCCCAAGATCTATCACGTCCAAGTCGGCGGAGAAATTGGCACCCCGGAACTGGAGCAGATGATTTTCGGCATTCCCAGCGACGGTGAGCTCCTTCGCGCCACCTCCGTTGACCTTCTGCGCCGCGGCAGCAAGCACGCCTGGATTGAGGTCGAACTGCGCGAGGGTCGGTACCGGCAAATCCGCAGAATGCTGGAAGGCGTCGGACTGGACTGTCTGCGATTGGTCAGGATAGCAGTCGACACGCTGCGATTGGGTGATTTACAAAAAGGAGACAGCAGGTCTCTCACCACCTCTGAAATCGCCTCACTGCGCAAGCGCGCAGGACTCGAATAATCTGTTGGGTAGTCACCTTTTGACGACAAGGCGGCACTTGCCGCTAATTCAATATGCGGCAGCTTAAGTTTTGACTGACGATGATCCTCGGTCTGCTAGGTCGTTAAACTGTTGATGTGACAGGACAGGAAAGCAATAGGGCGGCATTTTTTGGAGCCTCAACGAGTACGGTAAATTTGCCGAAAAAAGCACCGTTTCGCCCACGAAATCACCACGCTATCAGCCGTGGCTCCCGTGGCAGCATTATTTGCAGGGCTCCCGTGGCAGCATTATTTGCAGGGCTCTAGAATGGCATAAATTTTGCTGGAAGACGGAGACTTCTATATCGATCGGCGGCGCAAACTATGTTCCAACCTTTGGTGACTTGTCTTCTCCTAAGCGCCGCTACCGGTTTGAGTCTGCGGCGGTTTCTCCTGCCGTACTTTCCCGGCGGCGATGCTGCTGAACAGCGGTCACCCGTGACAATGGTGGCAAGTGCTATCTTCCTGGCAGCGGTTGCCTTCACGGTGTCTGATCAAAAACTCTGGGCAATACCGATCGTTCTGACATTCAGCCTCTGGCTTGCGTCAGTATTTGACGACTCCAAGCCGAACATGACGATCGCCATATCCGTCGTCAGCTTGACATTGTATATGGGCCTCCGGTCGATCCATTGATCCTCAGCTCCTCTATCATCGATAGCAAGCGTCTTGGAATTTCTCGGCATCCTTCGACGCCACTTCGACCGCCCCGAATTCGCTGTGGTCAAAGGTTAATTCGCCGCTGTCTGATGAGGCCCTTTTGGAAGGGACCGTGCAACGGCGCTCAAAAGGTCGGTCTGGGAAATCAGCCCGATAATGTGGCTCTGCTCATCGACGACGATCACCGCATGTGTTTTGCCGTCCGTCAGGATGGGAAGCAGGCTCAGGGCTCGATCGGCAGCCGAAGCGGTCGTTGGCAGAGAGATCAGTTCCTTCAACGAACCTTCTCCCATCGCCAATTCTCTCAAACCCACAGTACCGAGCAGTTGTCCGTTTCGATTTTTGACCGGTAAGGTTCGGATATTGTGCTTGAGAAGCAGCTCCCGGGCCTCATCGATGGTGGCATCAACGTCCGCCACAATAACGTCGCGCGACATGATGTCCGCACATTTGATCCCGTCATTAGAGCGGGCGACAGCCTCGTACTCCACACGGCGAAGCAATAGTCCAAGGTCAGTGCGGTCGATGTCGAATGTCTCGTGAAGCGCCTCAAGGGCGGCGTCAATATCCTCGTCACGAAACCCCACTCGCTCGGCTGGTGGAAGGTCTGCAGTCAGATGGCCGTTCACCGTAGGCGAGGCGACATGCGGGTAGTTATGCCGGGATAGCTTGTGGAACAACAGGCCGACTGCGACGAGGATGCAGGAGTTCAGGGCAACTGGAATGAACGGAAACAGCATGCCCCAGCTTGCGACCGCAGGTCCACCAAGGACGGCTGTCAGGGCTGCCGCCCCCCCAGGCGGATGGAGACACCGGGTAAAGGACATCGCCGCGATCGCCAGTGAGACGCCCACACCAGTAGCTATGATCGGGTCGCTGATCAGGCTGGCGGCAAGCACCCCCATGAAGGCCGAAATCGTATTGCCTCCGATGATAGACCATGGCTGGGCAAGCGGGCTTGCCGGAACGGCAAACAGCAGCACGGCCGAGGCGCCCATCGGCGCGACGATCAACGGTAGATGTGAACCTTTTCCGAGCAGGTAGCTGCAAATCAGACCTGTCAGCGCGATCGCCGCGAGAGCGCCAAGGCATGCCAGCAGCCGATCGCGCAACGTTGCGCCGGCAAGAATGGGTCTAAACAGCCATAGTGACAGAAGCGCGCGCTTCTGGGCCGCTCCTCGGGGGTCGGAAGGGGACATGGGAAAAACCTGATGAGAGACTGGTGGCGGGTTCAGGAAGGAGAAAGGGAAGCGGAGAGCGGAGGCGTTGAGGCCAGAAGCATATCTTCAAATCCGCGAAGCGGATCAGACCTCCGATCATTCCGGGAAATGAGCAGTGTATCGACCGGACCAAGGGAATGCACAACGATATCGGCGGTCCAGTGCATGCCGTCAAGGACAGAGCGCGGTATGACACCCACTGCGTTTCCCGCAACGACGTGAGCGAGAATGGAGTGATAGGAGGTCAACTCCATTGTTGGAACGTCGGCTCCCAATTTCATCCAACGCTCGGCAATGCGGCGATAGGTACAACCTGGTTCAAGAGCGGCAAGAGCCGTCAGCCGAATGTCGCCGGCGTTGCGGAGCGGAGGATGGTTGGACGGCAGGATCAGAAGCAGCTCTTCCTGAAAGACCCTTGTCGCGTGAAGCGGATGCTGCTCACGCCCAAGCATCCCTGCCCATTCTTTCTGATCAGGCGGTTGGGCGATGAGAGCGCAATCGAGTTCGTCGGCAATCACCGCCTTTGCCAATTCCAGCGTTGCGCCAAGTGTCAAACGCAATGACACCTGTGGCCAGGCTTCGTTAAATGTTGCAAGCACCGGAGGCAGACGGCTTGCCGCCGTGCTTTCCATCGTACCCACCCGCAACGCCTCCACCTGGTTTTCTTTCCTGAGCGCAAGACGCGCCTCTGTTGCAAAAGCGAGCATTTTCTTCGCGTAGCCCAAGAAAATTTGTCCTTCGCGGGTCAGGGTCATCTTCTTTCCCTCCCGGCTGAACAGCAAGGCGCCAACTTGCTCCTCAAGAAGCTGGATACGTGTCGTTACATTCGAAGGCGCCCGACCAAGCTGCTTCGCCGCGCGCGTCACGCTCGTCTCGTCGGCGACGATCAGAAAAATATGCAGAGAAGTCGGATCCAAAAAAGTCTCCATTTAAGAATGGTATTGCCTTATTATTCTCCATGAGCGAACATCACGCAAGCCGAAGGTGATGGCCTGAAGCCATCAGATAGAAAAGAAATGTCAGATGATCGACGAAAATCAGAATGACAATCCAGATGGCTTCTCTTCTCCTGCCTGTTTCATGCACGAAGTCGATCCAGCCTATATGGGACTGGACGGTAGTGGTGAAACGGTCAAGAAATGGCGCAAAGGTGAGCGGCGCCGTCTGATCGATCAGCGGGCCCGTCTCAACGCAGAAGAGCGCGACCAGAAATCCTTGCGAATCCGGCAAAACCTCGATCAGCTATTGCCTGAAGTCAACGGGCGAACCATCAGTCTCTACTGGCCATTTCTGGGCGAACCTGATCTCCGCGGCTGGTTGACAGCGGCTTCAGCCCGCGGCGCGACATGCCTTTTGCCGGTGGTGTCTGAAAAGAACAAGCCTCTCACGTTTCGATCCTGGCGGATTGGCGAGGAATTGACGCGCGGAGTCCTGAATATCCCTGTTCCGCTGCACGGTGATGAACGCCAACCGGATATCGTCATTGCCCCGGTTGTCGGGTTTGACGCGCATTGTTACCGGCTTGGGTTCGGAGGTGGGTATTTTGATCGAACGCTCGCTGTGCTCCATCCAAAGCCTATCGTGATCGGCGTCGGGTTTGACTTCCAGCAGATCGAGACGATCCGTCCTCAAGGTCATGACATTCCCATGGATGCGATCGTCACCGATACTGACATCCGGTTTCGCCAAGGTTGTGATAATCTTTTCGCGTGGAAATTCGAGGGCTAGGCGATGAGTTCGCTGGACGTTTCCTCACTCATTCCAGTCTTTCTAACGGCGGCTATTGCGCTCAGCTGGAACCCATTTCTGATCCTTTACCGAAACAATGCCCTTGCTGTGCATACACCCGTCATGACGACGCTCGCCGCCAGCCTGGCGCTGTCCGCAGTGACCTTCACTTATTCCAACTTGGGAGCAACTATCGGGAGCCTCGTGTTTGCGACCGGCCTGATGCTGTCGATACCGTTGCGCGACCATCTACGAGATGAGATCGGCATAGCCCTGTCAGCAGTGTGCCTTTTTGTTTTTCTTTCCCTACCAAACGGCGTTCAAGCATAGGAGCGAACAATGCTTATGGACCGCAGGCCATCAAGAAAAAATTGGTTGCACTGGTATGCCTGGTACCCGGTCTTGCCGGCGAACGATACATTATGCTGGCTGGAGATCGTTTTCCGGCGAAAAGCGGCCACCGGTAGGTGGGAGTATCGATCAACGCGGTCTGAACGAGAACGGCTTCTGGCTCAGACTCGCATACCCGTCTGTCCTGGCGCTTAGAAAGAGATCGGCCTGACGATCTTCAGGTCAAGTATCACGATTTTATCTATTCTGGGAATACTTCGGCATGGCAAATGGCAATAGCTCGGCGATCGAGGCGCGATCAGCCGCGAAACTGTTTGCCAGTTATGACCGCCGGTTAGGATCATCCAGCGCTGGATTGTAGAATAGCGAAATTGTCAGGCTTCGGGCGATACGCTCTGCCGTCGCCATGAACCATGCTTTGGCGTCTTCATTCGTGACGACGTTGTCCAGCGTTGTTTCAAACAGCTCCAGCCATTTTGGGAATAGTTCTGGCGTTAGGTTGGCCACACCTAAATGGGCCTGAACAGGTTTCCCCCCATAGGAGCCATCGTGGAAGGCGACCGCTGACCAGAAGCTTTTCATTTTCAGGGTGTGCTCCGACCAGCGTCCCGAAAGCCTTGCGTTGAAAACGGGACCCAGCTCCGGATGCTCCGACACACGCGCGTAAAATGTGTCAACCACGGCACTGATCAAGGCGCGATTGATGCCGAGTGCTTGCATTTCCGCATCAGCCCGATTGCTAATCTCAGCGCTATGTGCGGCGCGTGCTTGCAATTCATTTTCCATTCAACCACCAAAGCGCTGCGTTGTCTGCAGCATATGCCTGCTCCCTGTCATCGGCAAACGCAGTGCAGATCTCATTTTGAAGATGGCAGTCATTGACGCGGTGACCGTTTCGGCGATCTACCCTTAAGGAACGTCAACTCCTCGTGCTGAACCTCATTTTCGATATCCAGGATTGCGCGCCATTGACGATTGCCGAAGCGTAGCGACAGACGCTTCGTCCCTGCATGCTCATCCGAACCAATCTCCACAGAGCTCGCGACAAGACCACGCTGGATGTAGCTGCGGAATTCCGATTGCGACACCCCGAACCGGGAAGCGATCTCGCTCGAATCCAGGGTGAAATCCCCGTTTGGGCTGCACTCGACAAACAAATTCGTGTCCATTCACAAAGCGCCAGTGGCGCAACAAAAAATCTCCAAGAGAGAACGATTGCTTATTGTCATTCTTATATCAAGAATTAATATCGTTATTTGGAGATTTTCAGTGGCTGGGTCTCTCATGAACACAGTCAGGCTTCCCACTGAGGCAGGCAGAAGTTTCGGACCCATTCTTGGCACCGACATCAAAAAAATACGGATTGGATGGTTTGCAGATGACAGATATCAGAACGATCGCAGCATCGAACGGCATTGCTGACGACAACGCTTTCGGTGCTGTGACGGCTCCCATCTACCTATCCAGCAACTTCGCGTTTCAAAAATTCGAACACGCGCAAGCGTACGAATACTCCCGCACCTCCAACCCGACGCGGGACCTGCTCGCCGACACACTAGCAAAGCTTGAGGGCGGAGCGGGAGCCGTGGTGACATCATCGGGAATGGCGGCCGTGAATCTCATTCTCAGTCTTTTAAAACCCGGCGATCGCGTCATTGCGCCACACGACTGTTACGGCGGAACATACCGACT from the Ensifer adhaerens genome contains:
- a CDS encoding DNA-binding transcriptional regulator, LysR family; this encodes MSLSELRRLDLNLLIVLRAVLQTRNVTLAAQKLNMSQPAVSRAIGRLRIVFEDQLFIKGAGGVLATPRAEALADSITKLLHDIDDLLGAQEFSAKTSDRIFRIATTDYGAIALLPSLAAVFAAEAPNAGIEVLPFSQEAFRRASNGDVDIVLYSDEPVPDDLQRARLFEETYISFVREGHSLKDRLNNGRLDLDAFLDYPHILVSVFGGRTGEMDDRLAALGRTRRIAMWLPYFATAAVIAAKTDFVLTFPERAARELASAHRLISFRPPLEIEGFGYQMLWHARTQSDAGSLWLRQQLIAISRS
- a CDS encoding Site-specific recombinase XerD produces the protein MHSAPTVKQRLAAVRHLFDWLVTGQAMASNPAHSVRGPKHSRKRGKTPALSAEEARELLDSISTETLIGKRDRALIGLMTYTFARIGAATSMEVRDVFSQNRRLWVRLHEKGGKQVELPCHHSLEAFLDDFIEAAGLQGTPRAPLFQTIRRGTDKFSGNPLPQANAYAMIQRRAVAAGISTAVCNHTFRATGITAYLKNGGTLEKAANIANHSSTRTTQLYDRRSDDVSLDEVERILI
- a CDS encoding S-adenosylmethionine uptake transporter; translated protein: MSNNSPPAQELPHSAFTQGLLWMGLSMISFIGMSVGSRELASTLSIQQVLFFRALVGLFVILTLGRALLPELRKGKLIRLHLARNVVHFFAQYLWTIGVVMLPLASVFALEFTMPIWVAFFALLFLKEQLTRSRILATIGGFIGVLVIVRPGIGMVDPAAGLVLIAAAGYGLSLILVKQLTREVSPGAIVVWMIVIQLPLGFLASLTDWRPVSFTDIPWMLIAGLGALAAHYCQAQALKRLDASVVMPIDFLRVPMAAIVGYYAYVEAIDLWVFLGGGIILFSNYRAVMVERRKTTL
- a CDS encoding regulator of nucleoside diphosphate kinase — its product is MSDDHFILTTKDLSILEAMADDPRGRYQLLLPLIRHKIAKAVVIFREDLQDGIASINSRVSFRVNGSARDTRVLSTGQVTAPIGMFLPITTTRGLALLGLTEGQDMVFTDTSGLEDRIFLERVEYQPEASLRERRALNQATNTLRQKPLLRIVSDGMGQARLKVPATPDATDDPGPSAA
- a CDS encoding regulator of nucleoside diphosphate kinase, with the translated sequence MAAEKKTHSKPAIIVTDSDHERLSRLAEAHAARNPEVSEELLAELDRARIVPDKKIGIDVVRMGSTLQFVSDLGDERLVMLVFPGEADIAAGKVSILTPIGAALIGLSTGQSIDWTARDGRVHRLTVKSVEAPAVSFPASTGSVELRSAS
- a CDS encoding 23S rRNA pseudouridine2605 synthase (manually curated) produces the protein MTIKTIAPRGMRVTLPRALSKLGHCSRTQAERLIAEGRVKLNGRRAMDPSIWVDLISDLIAVDGQTVSASAKLYIMMNKPRGVVTTRDDPDGRATVFDCLKLQDMPFVSPVGRLDKASEGLLLFTNDTVLAQRLLDPVTNVPKIYHVQVGGEIGTPELEQMIFGIPSDGELLRATSVDLLRRGSKHAWIEVELREGRYRQIRRMLEGVGLDCLRLVRIAVDTLRLGDLQKGDSRSLTTSEIASLRKRAGLE
- a CDS encoding CBS domain-containing membrane protein, which encodes MSPSDPRGAAQKRALLSLWLFRPILAGATLRDRLLACLGALAAIALTGLICSYLLGKGSHLPLIVAPMGASAVLLFAVPASPLAQPWSIIGGNTISAFMGVLAASLISDPIIATGVGVSLAIAAMSFTRCLHPPGGAAALTAVLGGPAVASWGMLFPFIPVALNSCILVAVGLLFHKLSRHNYPHVASPTVNGHLTADLPPAERVGFRDEDIDAALEALHETFDIDRTDLGLLLRRVEYEAVARSNDGIKCADIMSRDVIVADVDATIDEARELLLKHNIRTLPVKNRNGQLLGTVGLRELAMGEGSLKELISLPTTASAADRALSLLPILTDGKTHAVIVVDEQSHIIGLISQTDLLSAVARSLPKGPHQTAAN